GTTCTAAAAACCAAGGCACAAACAAAGTACACGGTGCTCCAATAGGTGCAGATGACTTTAAAGATGCCAAAAAATCCTACGGTTGGGATGCAGAAGATTTTACAATCTCTGATGACATCTACAAGACTTTTAGAGAAGGCATCTACGAAAATGGCCAAAAAGCCAACGAAAAATGGGACGAACTCCTAAAAGCCTATGCAGAAAAATATCCACAAGACTATGAAGAACTAATCTCTGGTATAGAAAGAAAATTGCCAGAAAACTTCATCGACCAAGTCAAAAAATACACTAAAGATGACAAGGCCCTAGCAACTAGAGCATCTGGCGGCGAGATCATCCAAGACCTAGCCAAAGTCACCCGCAATTTCTGGGGCGGCTCAGCAGACCTATTCTCATCAAACAAAACTGATATAGTAGGCGAAAAAGCCTTTGGTCCAAACTCACCAGAAGGCAGAAACCTATGGTACGGAGTTAGGGAATTTGCTATGGCAGCCATAGCCAACGGTATAGTTGCCCACGGAGGATCATTCCACCATGTGTCAACCTTCTTTGTCTTTGCTGACTACCTAAAAGCAGCCCTAAGACTATCTGCCCTATCAGGCATCCCAGTAACCTACGCTATGACCCACGATTCTATAGCAGTTGGCGAAGACGGCCCAACCCACGAGCCAATTGAGCAACTAGCTATGCTTAGGTCAGTACCAAACACCATAGTCCTAAGACCAGCTGATGCCAACGAAACAAGACTAGCTTGGAAGATAGCCCTAGAGTCAAAAGACAAACCAGTAGTCATTGCCCTAACCAGACAAAACTTACCAAACCTAGAAGCAACCGAAAGCCTAGAAAACCTAGACAAAGGCGCCTACCTAGTAAAGAAAAACGAAAATCCAGACCTCACACTTATAGCAACAGGCTCAGAAGTAAGCCTAGCCCTAGAAGTAGCAGGAGAACTAGAAAAAGAAGGCAAAAAAGCAAACGTAGTATCCATGCCATCCATGGAGCTATTTAGAGCCCAAGATGCCACCTACAAAGATCAAATCATAGACAAAGACAGCAAAAAAGTCTCAATAGAAATGGCATCAAGCTTCGGCTGGGCAGAATGGACAGGCAACGACGGCCTAAACATCTCCATAGACAGGTTCGGCATGTCAGGCCCTGGCGAAAAAGTAGCAGTAGAACTAGGATTTTCAAAAGAAGCAATAGTAAAAGAAATCAACAAAAAGTTTTATTAAAATCCTGGATAATAGAATAAAATAGTAGTTTCAAATGACCAAAAGAGAGATCTCTCGACTCCGCTCGAGATAAGGGTTTAAATGTCATTCCGAACAAATGTGAGGAATCTCATAAAGGAGTAAATCCCCAAAAGAGATCCATCAACTCCGCTGACGCTACTCCCCCTTATTTCGACTAAGGGCGAAGCCCGCATGGAGAAATCTCCTGGTGGGATCTCTCGACTCCGCTCGAGATAAGGGTAGTGAGGTCGAGATAAGGGATTGAAATGTCATCCCGAACGAATGTGAGGGATCCCATAAACAAAGCAAACTTCTAAAATCTATTGCAAAAATAAAATATTAATCCCCAAGATAATCATTAATTCTAATGATGTCTTGGGGTTTTTTTTATAATTTTTTATCATAGAGAAATCTCCTAATTAGGGATCTTATGAACATAGGGAATATCCCTATAAACCTAATTTTTTGTATTTATTATATTTCGATATTTTACAGTTTTTTTCGATATTAACATATCCCGCTGTTCAAGGGGGAGGGCCAAGGACCCTTCCACATGGGTCCTCATCGCTCTCCCCCTTACACCCCCTCTCCGTTACACCCCACAAGCGGCTCCTGCGGAGGGCAAAGTGAAAAGTTTGCTACGCAAACTCCACAATTTTGACCTGACTTAGGAACTAAGAGATCCAAATCTATAATTTGAAATCCAACCATCTAAAAATCGCAAACTCGCTACGCTCAGACAGTGCGATTTTCTTGACGATGGCTGTATTTCAAATTATCACGATTTATAAAAGAGACTTCAGCATCTGTTTTTATATAAACAAAATCTCGGTAATCACATATTATTTGAATCCTAAATGTAAATGATCGTATAGATTTATAATCACAAGACCCGTTAAGAAAACTGATTTGTTTGAGCGTAGCGAGTTATCAGTTTTTAGGGGCTTGGGATTATAAATCACATAAAGTAAAAACCAACTAAAACAAAGAAATCCCCTTACTATAAGAGGATTGCCGTAGGCAATCTTCTAGTTTTGCACTCCGCCTAAGGAGCAGACGGGGGTGAAACGTAGAGGGGTATAAGGGGAGACCGATGAGGGGGCATCTGCCGCCCCCTTGGGTCTCCCCTTAGAACGAAGGGATATGTCAATATCGCAAAAGAATGTAAAATATCTAAATTTAATAAATAAAGAAAATAGGGTTGATAGGGAAACTCCCTATCCCCCATCTTTAATAGCTTTTTCCCCCAACATTGCATATAATAATATAAGAAAGAAAAATTACCCGGAGGCTTTTATATATGAAATTTTTAGTGCTTTTAGCAAATGGCAATGAGACTATCGAGGTTTTTACCTTTGTTGATTATATGAGACGAATTGGTGTTGATGTCCACATGGTTTCTACCACTGGATCAGTTGACCTAGTGACTTCTCACTCTATAAAATACCAGGCGGACTTCCTTCTTGAGGATATAGACCCAAATACCTATGACGGGCTCTACATACCAGGCGGTACAAAGGGAGCCGAGACTCTCCGTGATGATGAGAGGGCTATAGACATTGTCAAAGACTTTGACCAAAAAGAAAAAATCATCGCTGCTATCTGCGCAGGACCAATTGTCCTAGACAGGGCTGGGGTTTTGGTCAATAAAAAGGCCACATCACATCCAAGTATAAAGGATGACCTAAAAAACCTAGGCGAATACGTTGACGATCAGATAGTAGTCACAGATGGCCACATCACTACATCCAGGGGTGCTGCCCTTACAAATTATCTGGCCCTAAGGATTGCTCAAATTATAAAGGGTAATGAAGTAAGCGACGAACTAAAAATAGGCATCCAACAATCTAGCCTAGAAAAATTTTATGGAATAGAGTTTTAAGATGAAAAATGTCAAAAAAATATTTATCCTAGGCGGAGCTACCCTCTTTGGCAGCCAAACCATCAAATACGCCCTAGATGAGGGCTATGAAATAGTAGCCTGCGACCTCATAAAAAGAGACGACCTAGAAGAAAACGAAAATTTATCCTACATCCTAGAGGATTTTTTCTCCCTAGGAGATGCGGCCGCCACAGACCTCATTGGCGATTGCGATAGTTTTATCTACGCAGGCGGTGTTGACGACCTGACCGTCCCAAGGAAACCTGCCGGCAAATTTTTCTACGAGAGAAATGTATTGCCTACAGGTAGGGTCGCAAGGATATCCAAAAAAGCCGGAGTCAAAAATTTCCTCCTTCTAGGCGACTATAGGTCAGAAATCGCAGAGAAAAACTACGACCTAAGAAAACACAACTACCACAAAGAGCCCTATATAGATACCAGGCTCATGCAAGAATCCATCGCTATCTACGAGGGCGACGGCCTTATGAATGTATCTATCCTAAGGCCAGGAGTCATAGTCGGCAGGGACAATAGGTCAGCCCTCCTTGCCCATATAGCCCTAGCAGAAAAGCTAAAGAACATACCAGTCACACAAGGCATCATCCCACTAATATCTGCCAAATCCCTAGCCAAGGCCGCAATCTTTGCCCTAGAGCTAGGCAGCCACAAAAAAACCTACGCCCTAAGAGATACAAACATATCCTACCATGACCTCTACACAAAAATCATAGAGACCCTGGATCTTTCTGATAAAAAACTCATAGACAAGTCTTTTGACGACCTAGAGCCTGCCTACCTAGAGGATGAAAAAATCTCCAAAAAAAGAGGCCTAGAACACGGGATCAGCCAAACAAATATACTCAGGTCTGCATCCTACGACCTATCCATAGACTCAGACTTCGACATAGCTAGTCCGGATATAGATGAGGACTTAGCAGACATGATCACCTACCTAGACAAAATCCTAAAAGGAAAATAAACAAAAAAAACACAAGCAAAGCCCAAGCTCGCTTGTGTTTTTCTCTTAATTATTTATAGTATAAGGCGATTTTTCTATCACCTCTAGTTCGGCATTTGATTTTGTAGTCAAAGCCCCCTTCTTGGTCAAAAGTACATTCGATTTTATAATACTATCCATAGCAGTATTGATCTCATCATCTGTGTAGGACGCCTTTGGCATATCCACAGATATAGTCCTTTGGGCACTGTCAGCATCCTTAAAATATAATTTTAACTTAGTATTTACAATTTTACTCATCTAAAATCCTCCCTTTCTACTCTTAGGCTACATTTGTTGTAATAAGTTCTTCATTAGTCTTATAAATCTTATAAGAAATCATATTGCCACTTGTTTGATAAAGCTTGAGATAAGCTGCCGCAAAAGCCTCGAAATTCACCTTAGTCGCTGCCTCATTGACATTGGCAAAAGTCTTTGTATAAGACTTCTTTTCTCCACCCTCAGCTTTTTCCAGCTCATAAACTAATTTAATTTTCATAAACATTCTCCTTTTTTCTTTTTCTTAGGCCGCCTATATATAAATAGAAAAAATCCCCAAAATGTCCCGAAAAAAAAATTCCAGACCAGGCACAAACCCAGTCTGGCAAGCCTACCATTTCCCCTTATTTCTAATGGAATTGTCACAGTGATCGTAGAGAACTGATGAAATTCCTTAATCAAGGTTTTTCGAGACGAAGGCTCGCCTGAGTCCGAAAACTACTGTCGACTAAGGGCGTAGCCCGCATGGAGAAATCTCTTGTTGGGGTCTCTCGACTACGCTCGAGACAAGGGGGTGAGTGCTCGAGACAAGGGGGGGGGAGTGAGGTCTCTCGACTCCGCCTTGCAAGCCTACCAGCCCATATTATCCTCTATAGAAAAATCATCGATAGGCTCTTCAACCTTGGGCTCTATAGGCGTCTCCCTATCCTCCCTAAGCATGGCAGTCAAAAACTTGATCGAGTGAAACTCATCTCGCCTAAGCTTGACAATCTGCTCATACATCAAAGCCTTGGCCAAAATCCTATTAGAAATCAAACTATCCTCCCTATTTAGGGTAGAAATAGTCTCCCCACTACTAAGGATAATCTGACTCCCCTCGATCCTATCTACAAATCCGACATTCACAAAACCCCTAGTCTCCCTATCATAAGTAGACTTTCTAGCATTGAAAGCAAAAAACACCTGGCTAGCATCTATCACATAAGGTAGGTTCCTCAAAACCTGATAATCCCTCTTTATATTGTTATCAACCTTCTTTTTAGTCTTGCCCTTGCTATCATATAAAATCTTTAAAAAATGAGTAGGCGCCTTCCTATCCAAATAAACCCTATCCTGCCTATAAACCCTAGAACAAATACCAATACCCTTCACAGGTTCAGGCAAAATAGCAATAATAACTCCTGTCATATAAAAAACTCCTTTCGGCCTTAGTGGAAAAGGTATAAGATAATTGTAATATAAATATTTAGAAAATTCAATGGACACTCGTTCTTCAACCCTTATCTCGAGCGGAGCGTAGCGAAGTCGAGAGATCTCATAAACATAGGGACTTTCCCTATAACCCACTCCCCTTGTCTCGAGCGGAGCGGAGCGTAGTCGAGAGACCTCATCAAAAGATTTCTCCATGCGGGCTTCGCCCTTAGTCGAAATAAGGGGGATGATTGTCATCCCGAACCCCAGCTGTCATCCCGAACGAATGTGAGGGATCCCATGAACTTAGAGATTGTCCCTATAACCCTATTTCTTGTATTTACTATATCTCGATATTTTACATTCTTTTGTGATATTTACATATCCCGCTGTTCAAGGGGGAGGGCCAAGGACCCTTCCGCATGGGTCCTCATCGCCCTCCCCCTTACACCCCCTCTCCGTTACACCCCACAAGCGGCTCCTGCGGAGGGCATACTGAAAAGTTTGCTACGCAAACTATTCTATTTTGACCTGACTTAGGCTCAAAGAGATCCAAATCTATAATTTGAAATCCAACCATCTAAAAATCGCAAACTCGCTACGCTCAGACAATGCGATTTTCTTGACGATGGCTGTATTTCAAATTATCACGATTTATACAAGAGAATCCAGAATCTATTTTTATATATACAAATATGTCATTCACATTCTATTTGAATCCTAAATGTAAATGGTCAGCAGATTTATAATCACAAGACCCGTTAAGAAAACTGATTTGTTTGAGCCGATAGGCGAGTTATCAGTTTTTAGGGGCTTGGGATTATAAATCACCCAAAGTAAATACCAACTAAAACAAAGAAATCCTCCTACGATAAGAGGATTGCCGATAGGCAATCTACTGATCCCGCCCTCCGCTTAAGGAGCCGCCTGGAGGGGGTAGCGTAAGGGGGTTTTAGGGGGAGCCGGTGGGGGAACATGCGGAACGTTCCCCTGGGCTCCCCCTGGAACGAAGGGTTATGTTAGTATCTAAAAATATTTATAAAAAGAGTAATCAACTAAAAGTTTAAAATAATGGAGTCATAGGGAACACCCTATTTTTAGATTGCCCCCTTGGGTCTCCCCTTAGTACGGCGGGATATGTTAATAGCCAAAGAAATATAAAATATCGAAAAATAGTGAATTAAAAATCAAAATATATATGGATTATAGGTAAAGTCCCTTTGTTCATAAGATCCCTCGTCGGCCTTGCGGCCTCTGTCGGGATGACAAATTCTTCCCTTATTTCTAATGGAGTTGTCACAGTGAACGTAGTGAGCTGATGAAATTCCTTAATCAAGGCTTTTCGAGGCGAAGGCTCGCCTGAGTCCGAAAACTACTGTCGACTAAGGGCGTTAGCCCGCATGGAGAAATCTATTGCTAGAGGTCTCTCGACTCCGCTCGAGACAAGGGGGATTTGAGATCCCTCGGCTCCGCTGACGCTCTGCTCGAGATAAGGGGGAGGATTTTCGATCGGGATGACATCCTCCTCTGTCATTCCGAACGAATGTGAGGAATCTCCTGGACGAGGGGATTTCCGTGTTCGTGGGATTCCTCGTTTCACTCAGGATTACAGCAGGGAATAGGTCATAGAGACCATCCCTATTTATGAGATCCCTCGTTCCACTCGGGATGACGAGTGAAAGAACAAAAAAAGAACCTTCCGATTATATCATCGGAAGGTCTTTTCAGTGAGTACCCGGGTATTTTTTTATAAGCTAGAGGCTAAGAGTGCACTCTTATCTGCCCCTGCTTTTGACTATTTACTAGTCTCTTTTGCTTGCTGCGTATGCAACTGAAGCTGCTGCAAGGATACCTGCAACGCCTGCTATACCAGCAACACCTGTTTTAACGTTTTTGCCTGCTTCTTTAGCTGGTTTTTTCTCTTCAGGTTTTTTCTCTTCGTCTTTTTTATCTTCAGGTTTTTTCTCTTCTGGTTTTTTCTCGTTTTCTTCTTTAGCTTTCTTTTCGTTAGCGTCTAGTTTATCGTTGATTTCTTTGTCTGTGCTTAGCATATCTTCGATAAGTTGGTCATCAGATCTGTTGTCTTCTTCAGCGTATGCTGTAGAAACTAGAGAAACTTTTTTAGAAGCTTTGATTCTTTCTTCAGCTAGTTTGATGTTCTTTTCTTGTTTTTCGATTAGAGCGTCAAGGTCTTTTCTAACATTTTTAACTGTTTCTGGCCAGTTTTTGATGATTAGTTTAGCTGCTTCTAGAGTTTTTTCAGCTTGAGCTTTAACTTCTTCTAGAGATTTGATATCTTTTTTGCCAGCTGGTTTAACTTTAGCTTCGCCGTCTTTTACAAGTTTGATACCGTTGTT
This window of the Anaerococcus mediterraneensis genome carries:
- a CDS encoding DJ-1 family glyoxalase III; amino-acid sequence: MKFLVLLANGNETIEVFTFVDYMRRIGVDVHMVSTTGSVDLVTSHSIKYQADFLLEDIDPNTYDGLYIPGGTKGAETLRDDERAIDIVKDFDQKEKIIAAICAGPIVLDRAGVLVNKKATSHPSIKDDLKNLGEYVDDQIVVTDGHITTSRGAALTNYLALRIAQIIKGNEVSDELKIGIQQSSLEKFYGIEF
- a CDS encoding DUF2922 domain-containing protein, translating into MSKIVNTKLKLYFKDADSAQRTISVDMPKASYTDDEINTAMDSIIKSNVLLTKKGALTTKSNAELEVIEKSPYTINN
- the tkt gene encoding transketolase; protein product: MFNNDDLRAVNAIRTLSVAQIERANSGHPGLPMGVSPMAYVLFNKFLKVNPANPSYFDRDRFVLSAGHGSAMLYSLLHLAGFDLSIDDLKNFRQIGSLTPGHPELGHTAGVEVTTGPLGQGIAQAVGMAVAEKHLAGLYNKDDMKIIDHYTYAICGDGDLMEGISYESMSLAGHLNLDKLIVLYDSNDICLDGKLSTSFSENVKDRVLAQKWAYERVEDGNDLEAIYKAIEKAKTNGKPTLIEIKTIIGFGSKNQGTNKVHGAPIGADDFKDAKKSYGWDAEDFTISDDIYKTFREGIYENGQKANEKWDELLKAYAEKYPQDYEELISGIERKLPENFIDQVKKYTKDDKALATRASGGEIIQDLAKVTRNFWGGSADLFSSNKTDIVGEKAFGPNSPEGRNLWYGVREFAMAAIANGIVAHGGSFHHVSTFFVFADYLKAALRLSALSGIPVTYAMTHDSIAVGEDGPTHEPIEQLAMLRSVPNTIVLRPADANETRLAWKIALESKDKPVVIALTRQNLPNLEATESLENLDKGAYLVKKNENPDLTLIATGSEVSLALEVAGELEKEGKKANVVSMPSMELFRAQDATYKDQIIDKDSKKVSIEMASSFGWAEWTGNDGLNISIDRFGMSGPGEKVAVELGFSKEAIVKEINKKFY
- a CDS encoding NAD(P)-dependent oxidoreductase, giving the protein MKNVKKIFILGGATLFGSQTIKYALDEGYEIVACDLIKRDDLEENENLSYILEDFFSLGDAAATDLIGDCDSFIYAGGVDDLTVPRKPAGKFFYERNVLPTGRVARISKKAGVKNFLLLGDYRSEIAEKNYDLRKHNYHKEPYIDTRLMQESIAIYEGDGLMNVSILRPGVIVGRDNRSALLAHIALAEKLKNIPVTQGIIPLISAKSLAKAAIFALELGSHKKTYALRDTNISYHDLYTKIIETLDLSDKKLIDKSFDDLEPAYLEDEKISKKRGLEHGISQTNILRSASYDLSIDSDFDIASPDIDEDLADMITYLDKILKGK